A single Nisaea sp. DNA region contains:
- a CDS encoding Bcr/CflA family multidrug efflux MFS transporter has protein sequence MLANARFTLPRSGLVVLLAALAAFAPMSIDMYLPALPSIARDLGVPASEVQATLAIFMAGFSAGMLLYGPISDRFGRRPVMLAGILIFIIASFACIYVERIDQLIVARLFQAIGGGAASILARTVVRDLFTAQEAARVLSLMMVLTTLAPILAPLAGAVLLEFSGWRAIFAVLFGFGTLSMLVVVLLLPETHSKEARGGMTIGQALGAYWHILSDGAAFGLTVSSAAVFAGLFAYISGSSFVFIEHFGIAPGVYAMLFAINAAAIMAAAFANSRLTRHFELKSLLSAGVVISFLAGLYLVVIEEAGLAGPVTIMAGLMVFVAMVPILGANGMALLMARYPKNAGAAAATLGAAQFGTGALAALVVGALHDGTAFSMCVVMGATGLIALLAFFTLCRKL, from the coding sequence ATGTTAGCGAATGCGCGTTTTACGCTGCCCAGATCCGGGCTGGTGGTCTTGCTGGCAGCTCTTGCCGCCTTTGCGCCGATGTCGATCGACATGTACCTGCCTGCCCTGCCGTCCATCGCCCGCGATCTCGGCGTGCCGGCAAGCGAGGTACAGGCCACTCTCGCGATCTTCATGGCGGGATTTTCAGCCGGCATGCTGCTCTATGGCCCGATTTCGGACCGTTTCGGCCGCCGCCCGGTCATGTTGGCGGGAATCTTGATATTCATTATCGCCTCGTTCGCGTGCATCTATGTGGAGCGCATCGATCAGCTCATCGTCGCGCGCCTGTTTCAGGCAATAGGCGGCGGTGCGGCCTCCATTCTGGCCCGGACGGTTGTGCGGGACCTCTTTACGGCTCAGGAAGCCGCCCGGGTTCTTTCCCTGATGATGGTATTGACCACCCTGGCACCGATTCTGGCACCCTTGGCGGGCGCAGTTCTGCTCGAGTTCTCCGGTTGGCGGGCGATATTCGCAGTGCTGTTTGGTTTCGGGACATTGTCCATGCTGGTCGTGGTACTACTGCTGCCTGAAACCCACTCGAAAGAAGCGCGGGGCGGGATGACCATCGGGCAGGCGCTTGGAGCCTATTGGCACATCCTGTCAGATGGAGCGGCTTTCGGTCTCACCGTATCCAGCGCTGCGGTCTTCGCCGGGTTGTTTGCCTATATTTCAGGGTCGTCCTTTGTCTTTATCGAGCATTTCGGTATAGCGCCGGGGGTTTACGCCATGCTGTTCGCGATAAATGCGGCGGCGATCATGGCAGCCGCTTTCGCCAACAGCCGGCTGACCCGGCATTTCGAGTTGAAAAGTCTGCTCTCTGCCGGCGTCGTAATTTCATTCCTGGCGGGGCTCTATCTCGTCGTGATCGAAGAGGCAGGGCTTGCAGGGCCGGTGACGATCATGGCGGGGCTCATGGTGTTCGTCGCCATGGTGCCGATCCTCGGCGCCAACGGTATGGCGCTGCTGATGGCGCGCTATCCGAAGAATGCCGGCGCCGCAGCGGCCACCCTCGGAGCGGCCCAGTTTGGCACCGGCGCACTGGCGGCGCTGGTCGTTGGCGCGCTGCATGACGGAACGGCTTTCTCAATGTGTGTCGTGATGGGGGCTACAGGCCTGATCGCGCTGCTGGCCTTCTTCACGCTCTGCCGGAAGCTCTGA